The Flavobacterium commune genome contains a region encoding:
- a CDS encoding ATP-binding protein, with the protein MNSNFRRYILLGLFLFCCVSLNAQQSFVFTAIDSKNGLSENRVRTILQLQDGRMVITTEGVTNIYDGTSFKYLHLKGNNISRLTGYSGFHHGYVDKEYVWIKDKAKLMGIDIKQERFVSKPDSILLKMGIREPIADFFLDASQNYWVLTSSDKLLFRNAKNGKTSIFLKNVSTPNGTKDQLYDIAVIKQQLFLFYRHGLIVCYDLKTAKELYKTNSLSNENPTKYGNTLMVVQSENSLYQIRNGGGSVMLAYDIKKRTHTKILQTDYWLNTISVDKKGNLWVSCAIGLWFIDKNLKEKHFIPSFKLVDGTAVNTEASTLYNDSQGGLWIGTFNHGLLYYHPDRFKFKNVGKTFFGTQLKDIDVSCFEQTTQNTILVGTKNGLYSYSPETSKLSIFTGLPADVDCFSMTKDSQNRIWICTRNKGVYCLQNNQLKHIDPLGGNCRSIVEKPDGEFLVATSDGLAVFNSANGVFQPLKLVLNGESLGSVSQLIAFDTQSFLGRSNAELFVYNYKKNKISQPLKKLLKNENQNYTAIFKDSRGIVWIGTQDGLSVWQPSKSELHTLFTDDGLVNNSIKGIVEDKQGLIWVTTAGGVSRIAVDTKEKKLRFSIANFNHYDGVIENEFTASATFASNNGQLLMGGVNGFNSIDLQKPWSFKQLQKPLFTGLMLFGTKVKSGESYDGNIILKNAIATTKSIALNYNQNFISVDFSALNYVNPTQTYYRYRLEGVDDNWREIVAQNGTGNASYTNLAPGTYVLKVKAASNSREWSKEYAEIKIVVNPPFWKTPVAYVLYLVLLSLLLYFSLSYYKKWTNQQLIRKNEEKLNEMKFSFFTNVSHEFRTPLTLIITPLESILKEIKGTAIESRIQLVHRHALNLQHLVNQLLDFRRLEISGEKLNLTFGDLIDFVMQFEDLFGKLAQEKQIDFSIQSEKPELFLYFDNDKLYKVINNLLSNAFKFTPAGGTITVRISKPKESQNSDVIQLEVVDSGLGISENDAPNVFNRFYQASTTQGGSGIGLHLVKEYVELHSGDVMVESEPNIKTIFSVRIPTNLVPQKLDSEILVAVPEDTIDNQNIETTSKKETLLVVEDNDDLRRFLVTELSHQYEVFEAADGEEGEVLALSKSPDLIISDVMMPKVDGFELCKRIKSNVQTSHIPVILLTARTSEELKMTGYQSGADEYLAKPFNLKILLLRIEKLIAQKNQRQSAFSKKLEVNPKEITITSIDEQLIEKALDCMEKNMDNPDYSVQQFSQDLGMDRTVLYKKMHSITGLAPSEFIRSIRLKRAAQLLIQGQYPVAEVAEKVGFNTQKYFSKYFKEAFGVSPSKYVQNVKSTDNELL; encoded by the coding sequence ATGAATAGTAATTTTCGTCGTTATATTTTACTGGGGTTGTTTTTGTTTTGCTGTGTATCTCTAAATGCGCAGCAGTCTTTCGTATTTACAGCTATCGATTCTAAAAACGGACTTTCTGAAAATAGAGTGCGTACCATTTTGCAACTTCAAGATGGTCGAATGGTAATTACCACCGAAGGTGTAACCAATATTTATGACGGAACTTCTTTTAAATATTTACATCTAAAAGGCAACAACATTTCCCGATTAACGGGCTATTCAGGATTTCACCATGGCTATGTGGACAAAGAATATGTCTGGATAAAAGACAAAGCAAAGCTGATGGGTATTGATATAAAACAGGAACGTTTTGTGTCGAAACCTGATAGTATTTTATTGAAAATGGGAATTCGGGAACCCATTGCTGACTTTTTTCTGGATGCTTCTCAGAATTATTGGGTGCTCACATCTTCCGATAAGTTGTTATTTCGAAATGCCAAAAACGGAAAGACTTCAATTTTTCTCAAAAACGTTTCGACTCCCAATGGGACAAAAGACCAACTTTATGATATAGCTGTTATTAAGCAACAACTTTTTCTGTTCTATAGACATGGATTGATAGTTTGTTATGATTTGAAGACGGCTAAAGAGTTGTATAAAACCAATTCTTTGTCGAATGAAAATCCAACGAAATATGGCAACACGCTGATGGTTGTTCAGTCGGAGAATTCATTGTATCAAATACGGAATGGAGGAGGGAGTGTCATGTTGGCTTATGATATTAAAAAACGGACGCATACAAAAATACTTCAAACTGACTATTGGCTCAATACCATTTCTGTCGATAAAAAAGGCAATTTATGGGTGAGTTGCGCTATCGGATTGTGGTTTATTGACAAAAATCTGAAAGAAAAACATTTTATTCCATCGTTTAAATTGGTTGATGGAACCGCAGTAAATACCGAAGCGAGTACACTTTATAACGATTCACAAGGCGGACTCTGGATTGGGACATTCAATCATGGATTGTTGTATTACCATCCTGACCGATTCAAATTTAAGAATGTTGGGAAAACGTTTTTTGGAACACAATTAAAAGATATTGATGTAAGTTGTTTTGAGCAAACGACACAAAATACGATTTTGGTTGGAACAAAAAATGGACTGTACAGTTATTCTCCGGAAACTTCGAAACTTTCCATTTTTACTGGATTGCCAGCCGATGTAGATTGTTTTTCGATGACAAAAGATTCCCAAAATCGGATTTGGATTTGTACACGAAATAAAGGAGTGTATTGTTTGCAAAACAATCAGCTTAAACATATTGATCCTCTCGGTGGAAATTGTCGTTCCATTGTGGAAAAACCAGATGGAGAATTTTTAGTCGCAACATCAGATGGATTAGCTGTTTTTAATTCTGCGAATGGAGTGTTTCAGCCGTTGAAATTGGTGTTGAATGGAGAATCCTTAGGTTCAGTTTCTCAATTGATTGCTTTTGATACCCAATCTTTTTTGGGAAGAAGCAACGCTGAATTGTTTGTTTATAATTATAAAAAGAATAAAATCAGCCAACCGCTGAAAAAATTGCTGAAAAACGAAAACCAAAATTATACAGCTATTTTCAAGGACAGTCGTGGAATTGTATGGATTGGCACTCAGGATGGGTTAAGTGTTTGGCAGCCATCAAAATCCGAATTGCATACGCTTTTTACCGATGATGGCTTGGTGAATAATAGCATTAAAGGAATTGTAGAAGACAAGCAAGGACTAATATGGGTTACCACCGCGGGAGGTGTTTCCCGTATTGCAGTAGATACTAAGGAAAAAAAGCTTCGTTTTTCGATTGCCAATTTCAACCATTACGATGGAGTGATTGAGAATGAATTTACAGCTTCCGCTACTTTTGCATCGAATAATGGACAGCTGTTAATGGGCGGTGTTAATGGTTTTAACAGCATCGATTTACAAAAACCTTGGTCGTTTAAACAATTGCAAAAACCATTGTTTACTGGTTTAATGCTTTTTGGAACAAAAGTTAAATCGGGTGAATCTTATGATGGTAATATCATATTGAAAAATGCAATTGCTACAACTAAAAGTATTGCGTTAAATTACAATCAGAATTTTATAAGTGTTGATTTTTCGGCATTGAATTATGTCAATCCTACGCAAACCTATTACCGCTATCGTCTGGAAGGTGTGGATGATAATTGGCGTGAAATAGTGGCGCAAAATGGAACTGGAAATGCTTCGTATACTAATTTGGCTCCAGGAACTTATGTGCTGAAAGTGAAGGCGGCAAGCAATAGTAGAGAATGGTCGAAAGAGTATGCCGAAATCAAAATTGTTGTAAATCCACCTTTTTGGAAAACGCCAGTTGCTTATGTTTTGTATTTGGTACTCCTCTCGTTGTTGCTTTATTTTTCATTATCTTATTATAAAAAATGGACCAATCAGCAATTAATACGTAAGAATGAAGAAAAACTGAATGAAATGAAATTTAGTTTTTTTACCAATGTCAGCCATGAATTCCGCACCCCGCTTACGTTGATTATTACTCCGCTGGAATCCATTTTGAAAGAAATAAAAGGAACTGCAATCGAATCCAGAATTCAATTAGTGCACCGTCATGCATTAAATTTGCAACATTTGGTCAATCAGTTATTGGATTTTAGACGATTGGAAATTTCGGGTGAAAAACTGAATCTTACTTTTGGCGATTTGATAGATTTTGTAATGCAATTTGAAGATTTATTTGGCAAACTGGCACAGGAAAAACAGATTGATTTTTCGATACAATCCGAAAAGCCAGAGTTGTTCCTGTATTTTGATAATGATAAATTATATAAAGTAATTAATAATTTGTTGTCGAATGCTTTCAAGTTTACTCCAGCAGGAGGAACAATTACCGTGCGAATTTCGAAACCAAAAGAAAGTCAAAATTCGGATGTTATACAACTGGAAGTTGTTGATTCAGGTTTAGGAATTTCGGAAAATGATGCGCCTAATGTATTCAACCGTTTTTATCAGGCTTCGACAACTCAGGGCGGAAGCGGAATTGGATTGCATCTGGTAAAAGAATATGTTGAATTACATTCTGGAGATGTAATGGTGGAAAGTGAACCGAATATAAAAACGATATTTTCGGTTAGAATTCCAACAAATCTTGTTCCTCAAAAATTAGATTCTGAAATTCTTGTTGCTGTTCCTGAAGATACAATCGATAATCAGAATATTGAAACAACATCAAAGAAAGAGACTCTTTTAGTAGTGGAAGACAATGATGATTTAAGACGTTTTCTGGTAACCGAATTGTCTCATCAATATGAAGTTTTTGAAGCTGCTGATGGCGAAGAAGGAGAAGTTTTGGCTTTGTCAAAATCTCCCGATTTAATCATAAGCGATGTGATGATGCCCAAAGTTGATGGATTCGAATTGTGCAAACGCATAAAATCAAACGTACAAACTTCGCATATTCCTGTGATATTATTGACCGCACGCACATCCGAAGAACTTAAAATGACGGGCTATCAATCGGGAGCTGATGAATATTTGGCTAAGCCGTTTAATCTGAAAATATTATTACTTCGAATAGAGAAATTGATTGCACAGAAAAACCAACGGCAATCGGCATTTTCGAAAAAATTAGAAGTGAATCCAAAAGAGATTACGATTACCTCAATTGACGAACAGCTGATTGAAAAGGCACTTGACTGCATGGAAAAAAACATGGATAATCCAGATTATTCCGTTCAGCAATTTAGTCAGGATTTGGGAATGGATCGAACGGTTTTGTATAAAAAAATGCACTCTATAACAGGACTGGCACCTTCGGAATTTATTCGTTCCATTCGATTAAAACGCGCTGCTCAACTTTTAATTCAGGGACAATATCCAGTAGCTGAAGTAGCCGAAAAAGTAGGTTTCAATACGCAGAAATATTTCAGCAAATATTTTAAAGAAGCTTTTGGAGTCAGTCCGTCAAAGTATGTTCAAAACGTTAAAAGTACTGATAATGAGTTGTTGTAA
- a CDS encoding sensor histidine kinase has protein sequence MSQFLLLDPKTVFQLYFLGNLFVCILIFSYSFSYATTDNRKILNYYGLGKLLLTIGWVFLFLRNTIPDFLSINIANMIVFSACCYETIAILAMFKTKSKQSVKIQIGITIVAAIVFNIATVLESTINTRVLIVSIGLFAIYLRPTISYFTDTKHNFFRTFYGLCFSGFEILLVIRIIYNYFNPQTDFFAQSVFDSMYNVTLFLLSLTSTVGFLLLIKEKQDLKIQRLLKDKNQFFSIIAHDLRGPLGSSVGLSEILTENIGQYSLEEIKEITEMLHQSNKNSYKLLENLLGWSQVQTGMIEFNPKKIALNALIEDNLELNKNAALNKNIRLMFDSDEFIEVEADKNMIDTIVRNLLTNAIKFTDKHGQIQVKMKKQAQNAEVSVIDSGVGIPNNIKEKLFKINGRVTQKGTENEIGTGLGLLLCSEFIKKHQGEIWVESEIGKGSTFKFSLPLASMKN, from the coding sequence ATGTCTCAATTTCTGCTGTTAGACCCCAAAACTGTTTTCCAACTTTATTTTTTAGGAAATTTATTTGTTTGTATTCTGATATTTAGCTACTCGTTTTCTTATGCTACTACCGACAACAGAAAGATTTTAAACTACTATGGTCTTGGCAAGTTATTGTTAACCATAGGTTGGGTTTTTCTTTTTTTAAGAAATACCATTCCTGATTTCCTTTCGATTAATATAGCTAATATGATTGTTTTTTCGGCCTGTTGTTATGAAACAATTGCAATACTTGCTATGTTTAAAACAAAATCAAAGCAGTCGGTTAAAATACAAATAGGGATAACTATTGTGGCAGCAATCGTTTTTAACATCGCAACAGTTTTAGAAAGCACCATTAATACCCGTGTTTTGATTGTTTCTATTGGTTTATTTGCTATTTATTTACGACCAACTATTAGCTATTTTACGGATACAAAACATAATTTCTTCAGAACCTTCTACGGACTATGTTTTTCCGGATTTGAAATTTTATTGGTCATCAGAATCATTTATAATTATTTCAATCCGCAAACGGATTTCTTTGCACAAAGTGTTTTTGATAGCATGTATAATGTCACTTTGTTTTTGCTGTCGTTAACCAGTACCGTTGGTTTTTTATTACTGATAAAAGAAAAACAGGATTTGAAAATCCAGCGACTTTTAAAAGATAAAAATCAGTTTTTTTCTATCATCGCTCATGATTTGCGTGGGCCTTTAGGATCTTCGGTTGGACTTTCGGAAATACTAACCGAAAATATTGGACAGTATAGTCTTGAAGAAATTAAAGAGATTACTGAAATGCTCCATCAATCCAACAAAAACAGTTACAAACTGCTGGAAAATCTATTAGGATGGTCGCAGGTACAAACCGGTATGATTGAGTTTAATCCGAAGAAAATTGCGTTGAATGCTTTAATTGAGGATAATCTGGAACTCAATAAAAATGCAGCATTGAATAAAAATATCCGTCTTATGTTTGATTCGGATGAATTTATCGAAGTCGAAGCCGATAAGAATATGATTGATACCATAGTGCGAAATTTACTGACAAACGCAATTAAGTTTACTGATAAACACGGTCAAATACAGGTGAAAATGAAAAAACAGGCTCAAAATGCTGAGGTTTCTGTTATAGATAGCGGTGTTGGGATTCCTAATAACATCAAAGAAAAATTGTTTAAAATCAATGGGAGAGTTACGCAAAAAGGGACTGAAAACGAAATAGGAACAGGACTGGGTTTGTTACTTTGCAGTGAATTTATAAAAAAACACCAAGGCGAAATTTGGGTAGAAAGTGAAATAGGTAAGGGGAGTACTTTTAAGTTTAGTTTGCCTTTAGCATCGATGAAAAATTAG
- a CDS encoding glycoside hydrolase family 31 protein produces the protein MKNAFLSRNRQYILLLALFSFSSLAAQNYQKTALGLKTKLQYMDVEVQFYSPGIVRILKSPEGVAFKKESLSVTKKPQQTKFTIQQKGDVVSLKSEKLKVDVDLKSGKIAYYTIAGGALLNEAASGSKFTDFDDAGSKTYSINQLFVLDKDEAIYGLGQQQRGKLSLRNAKINMVQGNVDDYVPFLVSTKGYGLFWDNYSPTTFEDKPESASFKSEVGDCIDYYFMVGGNIDGSIAGMRELTGQAPMFPLWTFGYWQSKERYKSQDELVGVVSKYRELGVPLDGIIQDWQYWGNNYLWNAMDFLNPEFPQPKKMVDDIHNMNAHLIISIWNSFGPQTKQFREMQPKGMLLNFGTWPQSGLETWPPNRDYPSGVQPYDPYNPGARDIYWKYLNKGLFSLGIDGWWMDSSEPDHLDFKPSDFDLKTHLGSFRKVRNAFPLMTVGGVSEHQRAASADKRIFILTRSAFAGQQRYGANTWSGDVNSSWQSLRNQIPAGLNFSMSAIPYWNTDIGGFFAGAYKRGWGDGTKNPSFQELYVRWLQFGAFTPMMRSHGTDIPREIYNFGKKGETIYDAIVKTIDLRYSLLPYIYSASWDITNNQSTMMRALVMDFNDKKVVDMNNEYLFGKSILVAPVVNAQYTPETIVKSNEETGWNKDNDANGAKVQAVTFTQAKSTKVYLPEGAAWFDFWTNEKINGGQEIEKATTIDEIPLYIKAGSIIPFGPKVQYATEKKWDNLEIRVYPGANGEFTLYEDENDNYNYEKGAYSTITFKWNEQTKTLTVGKRKGDFKGMIKNRTFNIILATKGKGTGMTGTTNFDKTISYDGKEKSVKL, from the coding sequence ATGAAAAATGCATTTCTGAGTAGAAACCGCCAGTACATTTTGTTGCTTGCGCTGTTTTCTTTTTCGTCATTAGCAGCTCAAAATTATCAAAAAACGGCTTTAGGGCTAAAAACCAAACTTCAGTATATGGATGTTGAGGTTCAGTTTTACAGTCCAGGTATTGTTCGTATTTTAAAATCACCTGAAGGAGTTGCTTTCAAAAAAGAAAGTCTATCCGTTACCAAAAAACCACAGCAAACAAAATTCACAATTCAACAAAAAGGAGATGTGGTTTCGTTAAAAAGCGAAAAACTGAAAGTGGATGTTGATTTAAAATCGGGTAAAATAGCATATTACACAATTGCTGGAGGAGCACTTTTAAATGAGGCAGCATCAGGATCAAAATTTACTGATTTTGATGATGCAGGATCTAAAACCTATAGTATCAATCAATTATTTGTGTTAGATAAAGACGAGGCTATTTATGGTCTGGGTCAACAACAGCGAGGTAAATTATCACTGCGTAATGCAAAAATCAACATGGTACAAGGCAATGTTGATGATTATGTACCTTTCCTGGTTTCTACAAAAGGCTACGGATTGTTCTGGGATAATTATTCGCCTACTACTTTTGAAGATAAGCCAGAAAGTGCTTCATTCAAATCAGAAGTTGGCGATTGTATTGATTATTATTTTATGGTTGGTGGAAACATTGATGGTTCGATTGCAGGTATGCGAGAGCTTACCGGACAAGCTCCGATGTTTCCATTATGGACATTTGGTTATTGGCAAAGTAAAGAACGCTACAAAAGCCAAGATGAACTGGTAGGCGTAGTGAGTAAATACCGTGAATTGGGTGTTCCGCTTGATGGAATTATTCAGGATTGGCAATATTGGGGAAATAATTATTTGTGGAATGCGATGGATTTTCTAAATCCTGAATTCCCACAACCAAAGAAAATGGTGGATGATATTCACAACATGAATGCACACCTAATTATTTCTATTTGGAATTCATTTGGACCACAAACTAAGCAATTTCGAGAAATGCAACCAAAGGGTATGCTTTTAAATTTTGGTACCTGGCCACAATCAGGATTAGAAACCTGGCCGCCAAACCGTGACTATCCATCAGGTGTTCAGCCTTATGATCCATACAATCCAGGAGCTCGTGATATATATTGGAAGTATTTAAACAAAGGTCTTTTCTCGTTGGGAATTGACGGATGGTGGATGGATTCGTCCGAACCAGATCATCTAGACTTTAAACCTTCCGATTTTGATTTAAAAACGCACCTTGGTTCGTTCCGAAAAGTACGCAACGCTTTTCCATTGATGACGGTAGGAGGAGTTTCAGAACACCAACGTGCAGCAAGTGCTGATAAACGTATTTTTATTCTTACCCGCTCAGCTTTTGCTGGACAACAACGTTACGGAGCTAATACCTGGTCGGGTGATGTGAATTCCTCTTGGCAATCCTTACGCAATCAGATACCGGCTGGTCTAAACTTTTCTATGAGTGCCATTCCGTATTGGAATACGGATATTGGAGGTTTTTTCGCAGGTGCTTATAAAAGAGGATGGGGCGACGGAACTAAGAATCCATCGTTTCAGGAATTGTATGTTCGCTGGCTTCAGTTTGGGGCATTCACTCCTATGATGCGTTCGCATGGTACAGATATTCCAAGAGAGATTTATAATTTTGGAAAAAAAGGCGAAACAATTTATGATGCGATAGTTAAAACAATTGATTTGCGTTATTCATTGTTGCCCTATATTTATTCTGCTTCTTGGGATATTACCAATAATCAATCGACTATGATGCGTGCTTTGGTGATGGATTTTAATGATAAGAAGGTGGTAGATATGAACAATGAGTATCTATTTGGTAAATCAATATTGGTTGCACCTGTTGTTAATGCGCAATATACTCCGGAAACTATTGTAAAATCAAACGAAGAAACAGGTTGGAATAAAGATAATGATGCTAACGGAGCTAAAGTACAAGCTGTTACTTTTACCCAGGCTAAATCGACAAAAGTGTATTTGCCAGAAGGAGCAGCATGGTTTGATTTCTGGACAAATGAGAAAATTAATGGTGGTCAGGAAATTGAAAAAGCAACAACTATCGATGAAATTCCTTTGTACATTAAAGCAGGAAGTATTATTCCTTTTGGTCCAAAAGTGCAATATGCTACGGAGAAAAAATGGGATAACTTAGAAATTCGTGTTTATCCCGGAGCTAATGGTGAATTCACTTTATACGAAGATGAAAACGACAATTACAATTATGAAAAAGGAGCCTATTCTACAATAACTTTTAAATGGAATGAGCAAACTAAAACATTAACTGTTGGAAAAAGAAAAGGAGACTTCAAAGGAATGATAAAAAACAGAACGTTTAATATTATACTTGCAACTAAGGGAAAAGGAACTGGAATGACTGGTACAACTAATTTCGATAAAACTATAAGTTACGACGGAAAGGAAAAATCGGTGAAATTGTAA
- a CDS encoding glycoside hydrolase family 13 protein, giving the protein MNLKGYNKKSKIVKAVTLLLLLFSLNTIAQIQRVEPPFWYAGMHNPELQILFYGKNIAENEVTVSNGISIKSIQKTENPNYLFITIDTKGIAAQEIVFSFSKNKKVIFTKKYTLKQRKENSASRKSYDASDMIYLIMPDRFANGNPKNDSQKSLAETANRNNPSGRHGGDIEGIIQNLDYIQELGATALWPTPLCEDNDPQGSYHGYGQSDVYKIDPRYGTNEDYLKLTAELHKRDMKLIMDYVTNHWGAKHWMLNDLPTYDWIHQFPGYAQTNYRMATQFDTNASKIDAKMCMDGWFVKSMPDLNQSNPLVLNYLIQNAIWWIEYADLDGFRVDTYSYNDKIGISKWTKAITDEYPNFNIVGEVWMHDQAQMAYWQKDSKLGAIQNYNSYLPSVMDFTLHNATSVAFNENQADWDKGLMRIYDNFTNDFLYPNPNNILTFVENHDTQRFNEIYKKDFKKYQMAMALIATVRGIPQLYYGSEIAMAGNKNEGDGAIRLDFPGGWNGDSNNAFTQKGRTAEQQQFFDFTSKLFQWRKTNEAVHFGKMTHYIPENNVYVYFRYTDSKTVMVVVNNNLTSSAVNPKRFQENIKDFKLGKDVLSGKAVDLNYEFTIEAQSVLLLELE; this is encoded by the coding sequence ATGAATCTTAAAGGATATAATAAAAAATCGAAAATAGTAAAAGCAGTCACGCTGTTATTGCTTTTGTTTTCATTAAACACTATTGCTCAAATACAAAGAGTAGAGCCTCCGTTTTGGTATGCCGGAATGCACAATCCCGAACTGCAGATTTTATTTTATGGCAAAAACATTGCTGAAAATGAAGTAACTGTTTCCAATGGAATTTCTATTAAATCCATCCAAAAAACAGAAAATCCTAATTATCTTTTTATAACCATTGATACCAAAGGAATTGCTGCACAGGAAATTGTTTTTTCATTTTCGAAAAATAAAAAAGTAATCTTTACTAAGAAATACACCTTAAAACAGCGTAAGGAAAATTCCGCTTCACGCAAAAGTTACGATGCTTCGGACATGATTTACCTGATAATGCCCGATCGTTTTGCCAATGGAAATCCGAAAAACGACAGCCAAAAATCACTAGCCGAAACAGCAAATCGAAACAATCCGAGCGGAAGACATGGAGGCGATATCGAAGGAATAATTCAAAATTTGGATTATATTCAGGAATTGGGTGCAACGGCACTTTGGCCAACACCACTTTGCGAAGACAATGACCCCCAGGGTTCCTATCATGGATACGGACAATCGGATGTTTATAAAATAGATCCGCGTTATGGAACCAATGAGGATTACCTGAAATTGACTGCCGAATTGCACAAAAGAGACATGAAACTCATCATGGATTATGTGACGAATCATTGGGGAGCAAAACATTGGATGCTAAATGATTTGCCAACTTACGATTGGATTCATCAATTTCCGGGTTATGCCCAAACCAATTATCGTATGGCGACGCAATTTGACACCAATGCTTCCAAAATTGATGCAAAAATGTGTATGGACGGCTGGTTTGTAAAATCAATGCCCGACTTGAACCAGTCGAATCCTTTAGTGCTAAATTATTTGATTCAAAATGCCATTTGGTGGATAGAATATGCTGATTTGGATGGATTCCGGGTAGATACCTATTCGTATAATGATAAAATTGGAATTTCAAAATGGACCAAAGCCATCACTGACGAATACCCTAATTTTAATATTGTGGGCGAAGTCTGGATGCACGATCAGGCACAAATGGCGTATTGGCAAAAAGACAGTAAACTGGGCGCTATTCAAAACTACAATTCCTATTTGCCAAGTGTAATGGATTTTACTTTACACAATGCAACATCTGTAGCTTTCAACGAAAATCAGGCGGATTGGGACAAAGGACTTATGCGAATCTATGATAATTTTACCAATGATTTTCTGTACCCCAATCCAAACAATATCTTGACTTTTGTCGAAAATCATGATACCCAACGTTTTAACGAAATCTATAAAAAAGATTTCAAAAAATACCAAATGGCAATGGCTCTGATTGCTACTGTCCGTGGAATTCCACAGTTGTATTATGGTTCCGAAATTGCTATGGCAGGAAATAAAAATGAAGGCGATGGAGCTATTCGTCTGGATTTTCCCGGAGGTTGGAATGGCGACAGTAATAACGCTTTTACTCAAAAAGGAAGAACAGCTGAACAGCAACAATTTTTTGATTTTACATCAAAATTATTCCAATGGCGCAAAACGAATGAAGCGGTACATTTTGGGAAAATGACGCATTATATCCCGGAAAACAATGTCTATGTTTATTTTAGATATACCGATAGTAAAACGGTTATGGTTGTTGTAAATAATAATTTGACTTCAAGTGCCGTCAATCCAAAACGTTTTCAGGAAAATATAAAAGATTTCAAATTAGGTAAAGATGTTTTGTCTGGAAAAGCGGTAGATTTAAACTATGAATTTACGATTGAAGCACAATCGGTTTTGTTACTGGAATTGGAATAA
- a CDS encoding formylglycine-generating enzyme family protein: MKINKLIFGILLVAIFACNNKEQVIKDQPENVVTPPNMVWVSGNTFTQGAKENDRLALEHEKPAHSVAVDGFFMDISEVTNACFKKFVAETHYVTTAERPINWEEFKKSLPEGTPKPADSILQPGSLVFNDEVKNVTNYTDFRQWWKWQTGANWRHPEGKNSNIIGKDNHPVVHISFEDAQAYCKWAKRRLPTEAEWELAAMGNLKNPVYSWGDDQSKMDKKANTWQGDFPNYNAKSDGYSALAAVKSFTPNSLGIYDIAGNVWEYTQDWYNVNYYQELFSKGETTRNPQGATEAWNPSNQYENERIIKGGSFLCNESYCSSFRISARMGMAEGSSSNHVGFRTVVDLKMLQKN, translated from the coding sequence ATGAAGATTAATAAGTTGATTTTTGGAATTTTGTTGGTTGCCATTTTTGCTTGCAATAACAAAGAGCAAGTTATCAAAGATCAGCCCGAAAATGTTGTAACTCCGCCCAATATGGTGTGGGTTTCGGGAAATACATTTACACAAGGAGCAAAAGAAAACGATCGATTAGCACTCGAACATGAAAAACCGGCACATAGTGTTGCTGTTGATGGTTTTTTTATGGATATCTCCGAAGTTACGAATGCCTGTTTTAAAAAATTTGTAGCTGAAACTCATTATGTAACCACTGCCGAAAGACCAATTAACTGGGAAGAATTTAAAAAATCCTTGCCCGAAGGAACACCAAAACCAGCCGATTCTATATTGCAGCCCGGTTCTTTGGTTTTTAATGATGAGGTAAAAAATGTGACTAATTATACTGATTTTCGTCAGTGGTGGAAATGGCAAACAGGAGCTAATTGGAGACATCCAGAAGGGAAAAATTCCAATATCATAGGAAAAGATAATCATCCAGTGGTTCATATTTCTTTTGAAGATGCTCAGGCTTATTGCAAATGGGCGAAACGCAGATTGCCTACAGAAGCCGAATGGGAATTAGCAGCTATGGGAAATTTAAAAAATCCTGTTTACAGTTGGGGCGATGATCAATCAAAAATGGATAAAAAGGCCAATACCTGGCAGGGAGATTTCCCAAATTACAACGCTAAAAGTGATGGCTATTCAGCTTTGGCTGCGGTGAAATCATTTACTCCAAATTCATTAGGAATTTATGATATTGCCGGAAATGTTTGGGAATACACTCAGGATTGGTACAATGTAAATTACTATCAGGAGTTATTTTCGAAAGGGGAAACTACCAGAAATCCTCAGGGGGCTACTGAAGCATGGAATCCAAGCAATCAATATGAAAATGAGCGAATAATAAAAGGAGGTTCTTTTTTGTGTAACGAATCCTATTGTTCCAGTTTCAGAATTTCTGCCCGAATGGGAATGGCTGAAGGTTCCAGTTCAAACCATGTGGGTTTTAGAACAGTTGTTGATTTGAAAATGCTTCAAAAGAATTGA